From Sphingorhabdus sp. SMR4y:
TGGTCAAACCGATATCGGTAATGTCGACGGCGCCCTGCTGTTCAAGCATCTCGGCAGAATAAGCGGTAATCGCGATCGGCACATCGTTTAGCCGTTCTTCACGGCGCCGGGCGGTGACAACGATCGCGCCGTCATCATTGCTCTCTGATGCCATTTCCGATGACTGGGCCTGAGCCGCGGCCGGGGCGATCAATCCGCCCGCAAGCCCTGTGACAATCGCTGCATAACTAACGGTGTGCTGGAATTTCATGAAAGCATCCTCCTTGAATATCTGCCTGGCATTTCCAGGTCGTTGCCGGACCTATATTGAAAGTTGAACCAATATTCAACTTAGAAATTTGCTTATCCGGTTAAATGCGGTTAGCCGTGACATTATGGCCACTGAATATTCCGAACATCTTGAGTCCAAAGACAAACAGCCGCGCACCGCACGCGGGTTGAAAACCAAGCGCAAGCTGCTCGACGCCGCGGCGCTGGAATTTGGCGAGAAGGGCTTTCACGAAGCCTCGATCACCGGCATCACCCAGCGGGCCGGGACCGCGCTAGGCAGTTTCTACACCTATTTCGATTCAAAGGACGAGCTGTTCAGCGCTCTGGTCAAGGATATGAGCACGCGGGTGAAGAGTCATGCTGCAGAGGCAATGACCCAGTGGCAGGATGCGCTGGAGCGGGAGAAGCAGGCGCTCGAAGCGTTCATGACCTTCGCCCGCGAGCATAAGGAAATCTACCGGATCATCGACGAAGCCGAATTTGTCGATCCGGCAAGCTATCGCGCACATTATGAAGAGACCGCCCGGCGGATTTACGAACGGTTGCAGGAAGGCAGCAGCGCCGGAGACTTGCGCGGCGGGCTGGAAGAGGCGCACGCCTGGGCGATCATGGGGATGAACGTCTTCCTGGGGCTGCGCTATGGCATCTGGTCGGAAGAAAAATCGCCCGGCGAAATCGCCGAGCTGGCCCATAGCCTGTTAGCAGAGGGCATCGCGAAAAAGCGCTAACCCGTCAGAGCGGGATATCCGCACCGGCGCGGGCCTTGCCGCCGCCGGTGCGCTGCTGTTGCATTCGGATTATTTGGCCATCCAGGCTTCGAGATTCTCGTGGAAATAGCGAACCCGCCGTTCCTGCCAGGCGAGATAGTCTCGCTCGTAGCCGCGTGAATTCAGGCCGCGCTGCTGGACTTCCCAGACCTCGACATCCTGATCGATGCCAGGGCCCATCGACACGTCCTCGACCTTGCCCTGAACATGCGGCGCGGGCACGGACGTGTCGACCCATTCGGCCATGCTCTGCGAATAATAGCGGTCGGTGCCCTCGGGGAAGAGCGTCATATACCACATGTCGAAATAGCATTTCTGCGGATCGCTCTCGTGCGGCCGGGCGCGCAGCCAGATATTGCCGTCCGGCTTCAGGCTGAAGGACAGGTTCGGGAAGATCGTATAATGCCAGTGGTCGGTCAGTTGCGAGTCCTGATAGGCGGAGAAGTCGAAGCCTTTTTCCGCGCCCAGCTCGCGCTTGGCCTTTTGCAGCGCCAGCCGGATCTCGCCGGTCTTGCCCTGCCGGTAATCATCCGGATTGAGCCCCCAGAATTCCAGTTCCTCGGCCAGTTGCTCCAATGTTTCCTTTTCGCCGCCGCGCAGATTCTTGGTCGGTCCGGCGCCGGGCATGATCATATGCGCATGGCCTTCCGGATAGAGATCGAATTTGCAGTGATGGTGCGAATATTCCATCACGAATTTGGTCTGCGGATGGACGAAAGGCACGTGATAGCTTTCGTTGAAATTGTCCTGGATCAGTTTCCAGTTGAAATTGCCCTCGACGGTGACCCAGTGGGTCCGCTTCATCTTGTCCATCGGATAGGTTTCGATCTGCTCGGCAATCGGTCCGAGATATTCGCGCAACGAAACGGCATTCTCGTCCATGTTGATCCAGATGAACCCGGCCCAGACCGTGCACTGCACCGGCTTGAGATTCAGCTTGCCGCAGGGCGAGCCTTGCAAGAAGTCGGCCTCGTCGGGAACCGACTTGAGATTGCCGGTGAATTCATAGGCCCAGCCATGATAGGGGCAGGTCAGTCTCTTGCCACGGGCATTGCCCTGTTCACCGGTGACCAGCGGCATGCCGCGGTGCTGGCAGACATTGTAGAAAGCGCGGGTCTCGCTATCCTCGCCGAGGATGCAGACAATGGTTTCCGGTCCGAAATCGGCGGTGATCCAGTCACCGGCCTTTTGCAGCTGGTCGGCAACACCGGCAATCTGCCAGGTCTTGGTCCAGATCGTGTCCCATTCCTTGTCGGCCCATTCCTGCGAATAATAGCGATCCGGGGTGATCGGCGTGTTGCGGAATTCCGGATCACGCAGCTTTTCGGTCGCGGCCTTCAGCGAGGCGGCGGAGCGTTCGTCGGTCATGACTTTGGACATGGGTTTCTCCTAAAATTTTCCGTTCTGGGCTTATGATATCATATTCGGACTAGCGATTGAAATGGGCGTAGGACGGGTCGTCTTTCCCGCGGACGCCGAAACTGTAGTCGGGCATATTGGTGCGGTCCCAGATGTCGGTCGACGGGCTGATGCTGCTCCAGTCGTAGACCGCGCCGCGATGGGCGAATCGCCACGCGCCATCCCGGCGTTCGAAGCGATCGAGATAACGACCGGCGGCAATCATGAAGTTGTCGCTGCCGTCCTCGGCGGGAATCGCGTGATGCGCGATGAAATAGCTTTCGCCATAAGCGGTGTCGCCATCCAGCCGGATCAGGATATTGCCTATCACATGCTGGGTGCGGTGCATGCCCGACAGGACTTCCATCACCCATGGCGTGAAATCCCTGGCGCTGCCCTTGTAGCTGCC
This genomic window contains:
- a CDS encoding aromatic ring-hydroxylating oxygenase subunit alpha — encoded protein: MSKVMTDERSAASLKAATEKLRDPEFRNTPITPDRYYSQEWADKEWDTIWTKTWQIAGVADQLQKAGDWITADFGPETIVCILGEDSETRAFYNVCQHRGMPLVTGEQGNARGKRLTCPYHGWAYEFTGNLKSVPDEADFLQGSPCGKLNLKPVQCTVWAGFIWINMDENAVSLREYLGPIAEQIETYPMDKMKRTHWVTVEGNFNWKLIQDNFNESYHVPFVHPQTKFVMEYSHHHCKFDLYPEGHAHMIMPGAGPTKNLRGGEKETLEQLAEELEFWGLNPDDYRQGKTGEIRLALQKAKRELGAEKGFDFSAYQDSQLTDHWHYTIFPNLSFSLKPDGNIWLRARPHESDPQKCYFDMWYMTLFPEGTDRYYSQSMAEWVDTSVPAPHVQGKVEDVSMGPGIDQDVEVWEVQQRGLNSRGYERDYLAWQERRVRYFHENLEAWMAK
- a CDS encoding nuclear transport factor 2 family protein translates to MTSAQPQSAASPSREQRISDMLDKQDCSELVHRMARAIDRCDSDLVDELFHPDATDDHGSYKGSARDFTPWVMEVLSGMHRTQHVIGNILIRLDGDTAYGESYFIAHHAIPAEDGSDNFMIAAGRYLDRFERRDGAWRFAHRGAVYDWSSISPSTDIWDRTNMPDYSFGVRGKDDPSYAHFNR
- a CDS encoding TetR/AcrR family transcriptional regulator, with amino-acid sequence MATEYSEHLESKDKQPRTARGLKTKRKLLDAAALEFGEKGFHEASITGITQRAGTALGSFYTYFDSKDELFSALVKDMSTRVKSHAAEAMTQWQDALEREKQALEAFMTFAREHKEIYRIIDEAEFVDPASYRAHYEETARRIYERLQEGSSAGDLRGGLEEAHAWAIMGMNVFLGLRYGIWSEEKSPGEIAELAHSLLAEGIAKKR